Proteins found in one Deltaproteobacteria bacterium genomic segment:
- a CDS encoding ornithine cyclodeaminase family protein, whose product MLALSETQVQSLIDIDELIAALERAHVQYSTGKAVMPVRLVVPLPQIDGRITSMPGYLCDDKALGMKVVTYFQDNPKQNLPAILATIMLFSSATGKMIAVMDGGYITAIRTACASALATQALANPDTPVLGILGAGVQARAHIQALNRVRKLSRIKLYSPSGKSATTIKNEMEKQIGIPIQICRNAEEVVRGSDLLVTVTTAKEPIVIAEWLKPGVHINAVGSHRPDQREIDSATLKRAKVVVDSRPAIMAECGDILLALKEKSITEANIHGEIGEVLAGTKAGRINGDEITLYKSVGIAIQDVAAAQLVYRKALAQNVGTNVEI is encoded by the coding sequence ATGCTAGCGCTGTCGGAAACCCAAGTCCAAAGTTTAATCGACATCGATGAATTGATCGCCGCGCTGGAGCGCGCCCATGTTCAATATTCGACGGGCAAAGCGGTCATGCCGGTGCGTCTGGTCGTGCCGCTGCCGCAAATTGACGGCAGAATCACCAGCATGCCGGGTTATTTGTGTGACGATAAAGCCCTCGGCATGAAAGTCGTGACTTACTTTCAAGATAATCCTAAACAAAATCTGCCGGCGATACTCGCCACCATCATGCTGTTCAGCAGCGCGACCGGCAAGATGATCGCCGTCATGGACGGCGGTTACATCACCGCGATCCGCACCGCTTGCGCTTCAGCATTGGCGACCCAAGCGTTGGCGAATCCAGATACGCCGGTTCTTGGAATCTTGGGCGCCGGCGTTCAAGCGCGGGCGCATATTCAAGCGCTGAATCGAGTACGCAAATTGAGCCGCATTAAACTCTACAGCCCGTCCGGCAAAAGCGCGACGACGATCAAGAACGAAATGGAAAAGCAAATTGGCATTCCGATCCAGATTTGCCGGAATGCCGAAGAAGTCGTGCGTGGCAGCGATCTGTTGGTAACCGTCACCACCGCCAAAGAGCCGATCGTCATAGCCGAGTGGCTAAAACCCGGTGTCCATATCAACGCCGTCGGTTCCCATCGCCCCGACCAGCGCGAGATCGATAGCGCGACATTGAAACGCGCCAAAGTCGTCGTCGATTCGCGCCCAGCGATCATGGCCGAATGCGGCGACATATTGCTCGCGCTCAAAGAAAAGTCCATCACCGAAGCGAATATCCACGGCGAGATCGGCGAAGTCCTCGCCGGCACCAAAGCCGGGAGAATCAACGGTGACGAAATCACACTTTACAAGTCGGTGGGCATCGCGATCCAAGATGTCGCCGCCGCGCAGCTTGTCTATCGCAAAGCATTGGCACAAAACGTCGGCACGAATGTGGAGATTTAG
- a CDS encoding threonylcarbamoyl-AMP synthase, with amino-acid sequence MTDNIADAVAALARGDVIVFPTETLYGLGADALNFAAVEKVFQLKGRDPNNPFPVLVSDRAMLNKLVAEVSPLAEKLIAGFWPGPLTLVLPARKDIAPPLVNSTGGIGVRISSQPIANEIVRMLGRPLTATSANPSGRPGAQTLEQARNYFFGKIELFVDGGELNSKTGSTVAAVAENKIKIIRAGEIGREKLQKALGQGIEIE; translated from the coding sequence ATGACCGATAACATTGCCGACGCCGTAGCGGCACTTGCTCGTGGCGACGTAATCGTCTTTCCCACCGAAACGCTCTACGGCCTCGGCGCCGACGCGCTCAACTTCGCTGCCGTCGAAAAAGTTTTTCAACTCAAAGGCCGCGATCCTAACAATCCATTTCCTGTGCTGGTGTCCGATCGCGCCATGTTAAACAAATTGGTAGCGGAGGTTTCGCCATTGGCGGAAAAATTGATCGCAGGCTTTTGGCCCGGCCCATTGACGCTGGTACTGCCGGCGCGAAAAGACATTGCGCCGCCGCTGGTGAATTCGACGGGCGGCATCGGCGTACGCATCTCCAGCCAGCCCATTGCCAATGAGATTGTCCGTATGCTCGGCCGGCCGCTCACCGCCACCAGCGCTAATCCCTCAGGCCGACCCGGCGCGCAGACACTCGAGCAAGCGCGAAATTATTTTTTCGGCAAGATAGAACTCTTCGTCGACGGCGGCGAGTTGAATTCAAAGACCGGCTCCACCGTCGCCGCGGTGGCGGAGAACAAGATCAAAATCATCCGCGCCGGCGAAATCGGCAGAGAAAAATTACAAAAAGCGCTCGGACAGGGAATCGAAATCGAATGA
- the purE gene encoding 5-(carboxyamino)imidazole ribonucleotide mutase, with amino-acid sequence MATAQPKVGILMGSDSDLEVMREAEKRLDSFGIAYETHIMSAHRTPEIAAKYAASAEQRGLQAIICGAGAAAHLAGAIAASTTLPVIGIPIDSSSLKGLDALLATVQMPAGIPVATMAIGKAGAANAGIFAAQIVGRTDATVAAKLVQFKKEMAAGVEERDRKLQSERNKS; translated from the coding sequence ATGGCAACCGCACAACCCAAAGTCGGCATCCTCATGGGCAGCGACTCCGATCTCGAGGTCATGCGCGAAGCCGAAAAGCGCCTCGATTCCTTCGGCATCGCTTATGAGACCCACATCATGTCGGCGCACCGCACACCGGAGATCGCCGCTAAATACGCCGCCAGCGCCGAGCAGCGCGGCTTGCAAGCGATCATCTGCGGCGCCGGCGCCGCGGCCCACTTGGCCGGCGCCATCGCCGCCAGCACGACCTTGCCGGTGATCGGCATTCCCATCGACTCCTCGAGTTTGAAAGGCTTGGACGCGTTGCTCGCGACGGTGCAAATGCCGGCAGGCATTCCCGTGGCTACGATGGCGATCGGCAAAGCCGGCGCCGCCAACGCCGGCATCTTCGCCGCCCAGATCGTCGGCCGCACCGATGCCACAGTTGCGGCAAAATTAGTTCAGTTCAAAAAAGAAATGGCCGCCGGCGTCGAAGAACGCGACCGCAAACTTCAGAGTGAACGAAACAAAAGCTGA
- the purD gene encoding phosphoribosylamine--glycine ligase, whose product MKILVIGGGGREHALAWKLSQSPRVTKIYCAPGSAAIGELAECVAINPEQIDQLADFAEREKIDLTVVGPELPLTLGIVDLFESRGLRIFGPNQAAAQLEGSKAFTKEILRVNGIPTAAFGTFTDAVSAKQYLARQKSPYVIKADGLAAGKGVLICAMKQEAEAAIDEMLVGKVFGNAGDKVVIEEFLDGEEASFMVLTDGDNVLPLATSQDHKRIFDNDQGSNTGGMGAYSPAPVVTAAIHDRVLREVLTPLLIGLKQKNILYRGLLYVGLMITKDGPKVIEFNARFGDPECQPIMMRLKSDLIPLLEATIDGKLNQVTAEWHDEPAVCVVLTANGYPGAYDKGKEIHGLDSLKSWSDGFVFHAGTAKDKDRWLTTGGRVLGVTARGKNIASAVDNVYGAVRKISWDGMHYRKDIGQKALK is encoded by the coding sequence ATGAAAATCCTCGTCATCGGCGGCGGCGGCCGCGAACATGCATTGGCCTGGAAGTTGAGCCAAAGCCCGCGCGTAACGAAAATCTACTGCGCGCCGGGCAGCGCGGCCATCGGCGAACTTGCCGAATGCGTCGCCATCAATCCTGAGCAAATCGACCAGCTCGCCGACTTCGCCGAAAGAGAAAAAATCGATCTCACGGTGGTCGGCCCAGAGTTGCCGCTCACCCTCGGCATCGTCGATCTTTTCGAATCGCGCGGCTTGAGAATTTTTGGACCGAACCAAGCCGCGGCGCAGTTGGAAGGCAGCAAGGCGTTCACTAAAGAGATCCTCCGCGTCAACGGAATTCCCACCGCCGCTTTCGGCACTTTCACCGACGCGGTTTCAGCGAAGCAATATTTAGCGCGGCAAAAATCCCCCTACGTGATCAAAGCCGACGGCCTAGCCGCCGGCAAAGGTGTGCTGATCTGTGCGATGAAACAAGAAGCGGAAGCAGCCATCGATGAGATGCTCGTCGGCAAAGTCTTCGGCAATGCCGGCGACAAAGTCGTCATCGAAGAATTTCTCGACGGTGAAGAGGCTTCGTTCATGGTGCTCACAGACGGTGACAATGTTCTGCCATTAGCGACGTCGCAAGATCACAAACGAATCTTCGACAACGACCAAGGATCTAACACCGGCGGCATGGGCGCCTACTCGCCCGCACCGGTGGTAACGGCTGCAATCCATGACCGAGTTTTGCGCGAAGTCTTGACGCCGCTGCTCATTGGCTTGAAGCAAAAAAACATTCTTTACCGCGGTCTGCTTTACGTCGGCTTGATGATCACCAAAGATGGCCCGAAGGTGATAGAATTCAACGCCCGCTTCGGCGATCCCGAATGCCAACCGATCATGATGCGGCTGAAAAGTGATTTGATTCCCCTACTCGAAGCGACCATCGACGGGAAACTCAACCAAGTAACAGCCGAGTGGCACGACGAGCCGGCGGTCTGCGTGGTCTTAACCGCCAATGGTTATCCTGGCGCCTACGACAAAGGCAAAGAAATTCACGGCCTCGATAGTTTAAAGAGTTGGTCCGACGGCTTCGTCTTTCACGCCGGCACGGCGAAAGATAAAGATCGTTGGCTAACCACCGGCGGCCGCGTCCTCGGGGTCACCGCCCGTGGCAAAAATATCGCCAGCGCCGTCGACAATGTTTACGGCGCCGTCAGAAAAATTTCCTGGGACGGCATGCATTATCGCAAAGACATTGGGCAAAAAGCGTTGAAATAA
- the purH gene encoding bifunctional phosphoribosylaminoimidazolecarboxamide formyltransferase/IMP cyclohydrolase translates to MGRIERALISVSDKQGIVEFSRALAQMGIELVSTGGTASLLRDNKIPVKDVSELTGFPEMMDGRVKTLHPKIHGGILALRDNPEHVAKMKEHGIKPIDLVVVNLYPFEATVARGASFEEVVENIDIGGPSMVRAAAKNHQHVGVVVDPVDYDTIVNELKTNSGSLSQATHFRLFCKAFQHTAHYDGAISNYFSSLDQEKKPQRWGETVNIQVSKLQDMRYGENPHQSAAFYGTKGDNGPSISRAKQFQGKELSFNNILDADAALNTVLEFSDIATVAIKHNNPCGVALSNKSLADSFRKAKACDPVSIFGGVIAFNRPVDEETAKELKDIFLEIVIAPSFTPEAKAVLASAKRLLNIRLLELDMSQPQTGGYDLRRVRGGMLIQDWDTGNVDVRACKVVTERKPTPDEYRALEFAWRVCRHVKSNTIVFAAPDQVLGVGAGQMSRIDSTKIAVLRAATHGLDLKGSAVASDAFYPFRDGLDEAANAGAKSIIQPGGSIKDDEVIAAANEHGIAMIFTGMRHFRH, encoded by the coding sequence GTGGGTAGAATCGAAAGAGCGCTGATCAGCGTTTCCGACAAGCAAGGCATTGTCGAGTTTTCCCGCGCTTTGGCGCAAATGGGCATCGAACTGGTTTCCACCGGCGGCACCGCATCGCTTTTGCGCGACAATAAAATTCCCGTTAAAGACGTCTCCGAGCTCACCGGCTTTCCGGAAATGATGGACGGCCGGGTGAAAACTTTGCATCCGAAAATTCACGGCGGCATCCTCGCGCTGCGCGACAATCCCGAACATGTCGCGAAGATGAAAGAGCACGGCATCAAGCCGATCGACTTGGTGGTTGTCAATCTTTATCCATTTGAGGCGACAGTCGCGCGCGGCGCCAGCTTCGAAGAAGTGGTCGAGAACATCGACATCGGCGGCCCGAGCATGGTGCGCGCCGCGGCCAAGAATCATCAGCATGTCGGCGTGGTCGTCGATCCGGTGGATTACGATACCATCGTGAACGAATTGAAAACCAACAGCGGTTCGCTGTCGCAAGCGACCCATTTTCGGCTGTTCTGCAAAGCGTTCCAGCATACCGCGCACTATGACGGCGCCATCTCCAACTACTTTTCGTCGTTGGACCAAGAAAAGAAACCGCAGCGCTGGGGCGAGACCGTCAACATCCAAGTCAGCAAGCTGCAAGACATGCGCTACGGCGAGAACCCACACCAGAGCGCGGCGTTCTACGGCACCAAGGGCGACAACGGCCCGTCGATCTCGCGCGCCAAACAGTTTCAAGGCAAGGAACTCTCGTTCAATAATATTCTCGACGCCGACGCGGCCCTCAACACGGTGTTGGAATTCTCCGATATCGCCACCGTGGCGATCAAGCATAACAATCCCTGCGGCGTCGCCTTATCGAACAAATCGCTGGCCGATTCGTTTCGCAAAGCCAAAGCCTGCGATCCGGTGTCGATCTTCGGCGGCGTCATCGCCTTCAACCGTCCGGTGGACGAAGAAACCGCCAAAGAGTTGAAAGACATCTTTCTCGAAATCGTCATTGCGCCGAGCTTCACACCGGAAGCGAAAGCCGTATTGGCGTCGGCCAAGCGCTTGCTCAACATCCGGCTTTTAGAATTGGACATGAGCCAGCCGCAAACCGGCGGCTACGATCTGCGCCGCGTGCGCGGCGGCATGCTGATCCAAGATTGGGATACCGGTAACGTCGACGTGCGCGCCTGCAAAGTCGTCACCGAGAGAAAGCCGACGCCAGACGAATATCGTGCTCTTGAATTCGCCTGGCGGGTTTGCCGCCACGTAAAATCGAACACCATCGTCTTCGCCGCGCCGGATCAAGTGCTCGGCGTCGGCGCCGGCCAGATGAGCCGCATCGATTCGACCAAGATCGCAGTCTTGCGCGCCGCCACCCACGGTTTAGATCTCAAAGGTTCGGCGGTGGCGTCGGACGCCTTCTATCCGTTCCGCGACGGACTCGACGAAGCCGCCAACGCCGGCGCCAAGTCGATCATCCAACCCGGCGGATCGATCAAAGACGACGAAGTCATCGCGGCCGCGAATGAGCATGGTATAGCCATGATCTTTACCGGCATGAGGCATTTCAGACATTAA
- the alr gene encoding alanine racemase: MTKFLKGRPTRSDIDHAALRWNLRQIQKKIGPRVKILSMVKANAYGHGAVAVARTLAKSGSDAFGVATVEEGIELRDSRIKQPILVLAGAYVEQLDELLEYKLTPVLHDSATLTAFERKARRRKIKLNFQLEVDTGMGRIGFPSAEIEAWLTTLAKLKALKLAGVFSHFSEAESANEKYAAKQLKTFQRVLDRLNEVGIVQAPAHMSKSAALITTPAANFSMVRPGLILYGMYPAANLKKQISLKPVLAWKTRIIQLKRAPIGTSIGYGRTFVTKRNSLIATLPVGYADGYRRLLSNRAQVLVRGKRVPVVGRVSMDLTTVDVTDIRNVQQGDEVVLLGRQGGGEISADEMAAWADTISYEIFTSIGARVPRIHINQ; the protein is encoded by the coding sequence ATGACCAAGTTTCTTAAAGGCCGCCCGACTCGCAGCGACATCGACCACGCGGCGCTGCGCTGGAATCTGCGCCAGATCCAAAAAAAGATCGGCCCACGGGTAAAAATTCTCTCCATGGTGAAGGCCAACGCCTATGGCCATGGCGCGGTCGCAGTGGCGCGAACTCTAGCCAAATCGGGAAGCGATGCTTTCGGGGTCGCCACCGTCGAAGAAGGCATCGAGCTGCGAGATAGCCGCATCAAGCAGCCGATCTTGGTACTCGCCGGCGCCTACGTCGAACAGCTCGACGAATTGTTAGAATACAAACTTACGCCGGTACTGCACGATAGCGCCACACTCACAGCCTTCGAGCGCAAGGCCAGGCGGCGCAAAATTAAGCTCAACTTCCAACTTGAAGTCGACACCGGCATGGGGCGCATCGGTTTTCCCAGCGCTGAAATCGAGGCCTGGTTAACGACGCTCGCGAAACTGAAAGCGTTAAAGCTCGCCGGCGTCTTTTCCCATTTCTCCGAAGCCGAAAGCGCCAACGAAAAATACGCAGCGAAGCAATTGAAAACTTTTCAGCGCGTGCTCGACCGGCTGAACGAGGTCGGTATCGTGCAAGCGCCAGCCCACATGTCGAAGAGCGCCGCCCTGATCACCACGCCCGCGGCAAATTTTTCCATGGTTCGGCCGGGCCTGATTCTTTACGGCATGTATCCGGCGGCGAATTTGAAAAAACAGATCAGCTTGAAGCCGGTGCTCGCCTGGAAGACGCGCATCATTCAGTTGAAGCGCGCGCCGATTGGCACGAGCATCGGCTATGGCCGAACGTTCGTGACCAAACGAAATAGCCTGATCGCAACCTTGCCTGTCGGATATGCCGACGGCTATCGGCGATTGTTATCCAATCGCGCCCAAGTGTTGGTGCGCGGCAAACGCGTTCCAGTAGTCGGCCGCGTGAGCATGGATTTGACTACCGTCGATGTAACCGATATACGAAATGTCCAACAGGGAGATGAGGTCGTTCTCCTTGGCCGTCAAGGCGGCGGAGAAATTTCCGCCGACGAGATGGCCGCTTGGGCAGACACAATCTCGTACGAGATCTTCACTTCCATCGGTGCTCGAGTTCCCCGAATTCACATCAATCAGTAG
- the metG gene encoding methionine--tRNA ligase subunit beta: MEAEAIPAKISIDDFRKIALKVATIKAAEPHPNADRLMVLQIDLGGEQRQICAGIRNSYTPEELVGKQIVVVTNLETAKLRGMESQGMLLAASDDGRVIIMTPEKSVQAGAQVK, from the coding sequence ATGGAAGCTGAAGCAATCCCGGCAAAAATCTCCATCGACGACTTTCGCAAGATCGCCCTCAAGGTCGCGACCATCAAAGCGGCGGAGCCCCATCCGAACGCCGATCGCTTGATGGTCCTGCAGATCGATCTCGGCGGCGAGCAGCGCCAGATCTGCGCCGGCATCCGCAACAGCTACACGCCGGAAGAGCTGGTCGGCAAGCAGATCGTCGTCGTCACCAATCTGGAAACCGCTAAACTGCGCGGCATGGAAAGCCAAGGCATGCTGCTGGCGGCCTCCGACGACGGCCGCGTGATTATCATGACGCCGGAAAAGTCGGTGCAGGCCGGCGCCCAAGTCAAATAG